The genomic DNA CTTTTCGGTCATGGATAAGAGCAAGGTGAAGCAGGCGTTGGGGGTAACAATCCCGCACTGGCGCGTGAGCTTACAGACTTGCTTGGGGCGGTTAGGGTAGCTAATGTTTTTGAATTTCTTCGTCATGGCCAACCACTATTTTCGGCTCAATGGTACTGATTTTGGAATTGGGAGTGTGCAATTACTATTGCCAGTGACTGAGCAACTGCTTACACTGAAAATAACGGGTAGCGAAGAGGTGACAGAAGCGATTATCACTGATGAAGCTCAGGCTTTCAACTGGATTCTCTACCCACCAATGATATACTTTACAGACGTTCCCTACGCGCTGGTTAATGGGATAAAAACGTTGACTATCTCTGAGGAATTATCGGATAATTATGACATTGCGCTCTACTTGATGATGCACGACGATTTAACTGGTACGCTGTCGATAACCGCAGATAATATAATAACTTTTAGCGGGACCGCGCAACTAGACGGAGCCGATTTGCCACTGGAAATTTTTTGCGTAGCGACTTCCTGAAAATAGTATTTTCGGCCGGCACCTATCACCTATAAAACCAGTGCAGCGCCAGCGTTACTTTCCTGATTTTTGCCAATTCAGAAATAAAATCACGATATGAAGATTGCTAAAGTCATCGGGTACACATTAATAGCATTAGGTCTCATTGCTCGAATATCCATTCCAGGGATGCGTGACATTGGTGCTATCATGTCTGTTATAGGCGGACTAACTGTAGCCGCAACAATAGCAGCGGTATCTGCGGGTACTCGGCGAGGTAATCGCTAAGTTTATCGGGAAATGTGCTTCTAATCTTCCCGCCCATAAAACCGGTGCAACGCCAGCGCCAGCACCACAAACGCGCCGCCCACGGCGCACACGCCGGACCAGCCAAAGTGCGTCCAGGCCAAGCCGCCGACCACTGAGCCGAGGGAGCCGCCCGTGAAATAACCCGTCATGTACACCGTATTGAGGCGGCTGCGGGCCTCGGGGCGCAGCGAGAAGATGAGCGTCTGGTTGGAGATATGGACCGACTGCACGCCCACGTCGAGCAGCAAAATGCCCAGTATCAGCCCGGCCAGGTAGCCCCCACCTACCCCCAGCAGCAGGTACGAAGCCAGCGCCAGCACCAGCCCCGCCGTGATGGCGTAGCTCGACCCGCGCCGGTCGGCCAGGCCGCCGGCCAGCGGCGCGGCCAGCGCGCCGGCGGCCCCCACCAGCCCAAAAAAGCCCGCTACGTCGCTGCCGTAGCCATAGGCGGGGCTGCCGAGGTAGAAAACCAGTGTCGTCCAGAACACGCTGAACGCGGCGAAAATGCTACCCCCCACCAGCGCCGAGCGCCGCAGCGGCGGTAGCTCGCGCGCCAGCGTCCCCAGCGAGCGCATCAGCGAGGCGTAGGTGCCCGTAAAGTTGGGCCGGTCCTGCGGCAGCCGCCAGGCCAGCAGGCCCGTGAGCGCCAGCATGAGGCCCGCCGCGCCGGCAAATACCAGCCGCCAGCCCAGGTGCGCGCCCGCGTAGCCGCTCACCGTGCGCGAGAGCAAAATCCCAATTAGCAGCCCGCTCATGATGCGCCCCACGATGCGGCCGCGGTCAGCCTCGGGGGCCAGGTGCGCCGCCATCGGCAGCAGCAGCTGCGGCACCGACGAGCAGATGCCGATAAGCACGCTCGCCACCGCCAGTAGCCCGAAGGTGGGGGCCAGCGCCGCGCCGCTCAGGTACACGGCCGCGCCCACCAGCAGCCAGAGAATGAGGCGTTTGCGCTCCAGCATATCGCCCAACGGCACGGCCAGCAGAATGCCCAACGTGTAGCCGATTTGGGTGGCCGTGGCTATCAGGCTGGCCTGGCTGTCGGAGACGCCGAACGTGTGCCCAATGGCGGCCAGCAGTGGTTGGTTGTAATAAATATTGGCCACCACCAGCCCGCAGGTGAGGGCCATGAGCCAGACCAGGGCGGCATCGAGGCGGCGAGGGGGGGTAGCGATAGCAGGCGCAGTAAGTAACTCAGACATGCAGGGTAAGCGAACGAATCGGGATAGCAATAGCGGCGAAATAGCGTGGGTTAACTCTGAACCACCCGCCAGGGTTATGCTCCAGCTGCGCAACCTGCCCGCCCGGCCCGCGTTTGCCAAGTATGAGCCGAGGATTTGTAAAAGAGGATGATGCCCAAACGCCGCCCATCGTGCCGCCGCGCGCCGCCCTGCCGCCCGGCACCCCTAACTACGTGACGCCCAGCGGTCTGGAGCAGCTCCGCGCCGAGCTGGCCGTGCTCGAAGCCACCCGCCCCGCCGCCGAAGCCGACCACACCAACGACACCGACCGCACCCACCGCCTGTCGCTGCTCAACGGCCGTCTCGCGCTCCTTACCGAGCGCCTGGCCAGCGCCCGCGTGGTGGACCCCGCCACCCAGCCGCCGGGCGAAGTGCGCTTTGGGGCCACTGTCACGTTGCGCACGGTGCAGGGGGGTAGGGCCGGTTTCGAGCGCACTCTCACCCTCGTGGGCGTCGATGAGGCCGATGTCGCGCAGGGCAAAGTAGGCTTTGTGGCGCCCATCGCGCGGGCGGTGCAGGGCGCGCGGCTGGGTCAGGTCGTAGCCCTGCGTCTCGGTCCAGCCACGGAAGAGGTGGAAGTAATGAGTATTAGCTATTAATAGGGGGTAGGGACTACGTGTTAGGAATCGGCTGTGCATGGCGCGCGTCGCAACATGCGCGCTATGACAGCATAAGAGGTAACTTTT from Hymenobacter psoromatis includes the following:
- a CDS encoding MFS transporter permease — its product is MSELLTAPAIATPPRRLDAALVWLMALTCGLVVANIYYNQPLLAAIGHTFGVSDSQASLIATATQIGYTLGILLAVPLGDMLERKRLILWLLVGAAVYLSGAALAPTFGLLAVASVLIGICSSVPQLLLPMAAHLAPEADRGRIVGRIMSGLLIGILLSRTVSGYAGAHLGWRLVFAGAAGLMLALTGLLAWRLPQDRPNFTGTYASLMRSLGTLARELPPLRRSALVGGSIFAAFSVFWTTLVFYLGSPAYGYGSDVAGFFGLVGAAGALAAPLAGGLADRRGSSYAITAGLVLALASYLLLGVGGGYLAGLILGILLLDVGVQSVHISNQTLIFSLRPEARSRLNTVYMTGYFTGGSLGSVVGGLAWTHFGWSGVCAVGGAFVVLALALHRFYGRED
- a CDS encoding transcription elongation factor GreAB — protein: MSRGFVKEDDAQTPPIVPPRAALPPGTPNYVTPSGLEQLRAELAVLEATRPAAEADHTNDTDRTHRLSLLNGRLALLTERLASARVVDPATQPPGEVRFGATVTLRTVQGGRAGFERTLTLVGVDEADVAQGKVGFVAPIARAVQGARLGQVVALRLGPATEEVEVMSISY